A region from the Brachyspira hampsonii genome encodes:
- a CDS encoding penicillin-binding protein 1A, producing MKKLLKKISDKYNSINIEQFKKFYIVSMTLIFLVITVIFSFLVADIVMQPDVQAVELYKPTIPTKIYDIKGEVISEFFTEQRSLVEYKDLPPQLIEAIISMEDNNFMSHFGIDIIGIFRGTIGNILTGKRARGASTLTQQVARNIVLKSTERTITRKLKEIWVTFQIEKRLTKEEIVTLYFNQIYFGHSVYGVQAASRFYFNKDVQNLDLAECAMLATLPPAPNAYSPINNPNISIARHKVVLNRMADLKFITRDEANKAHKEFWESYTGKIGRRGSTAYSASIDRAPYVTEYVRRQLVDKYGEKALKEDGLKIYTTIDIEKQEAAQKLLTEALTEYNNKYEGGSMDIINLYNRETIDKMKMLSVLFNLPENTAYNKFNIAVRDTLNKYTTLPLALMSDIFGMEEVNDITMEVMKADEAELSRQIEGALVSIDPRNGYIVSMVGGSGFTARNQFNRATQARRQAGSAFKPFVYAASMDVTNYSPSTIVSDAPIGFVPEEGEDGEVWIPKNYSGNFKGDVSLRYALAASLNIATVNVLNYVGITNAIRYVEPIFKAEPDSDKSKRMFNHDLTLGLGTGLFTPLELTTGFAEFANEGKEVNPILIRYVTDRYGIVMDNFEEELKKEVTLRGGPKQVVSKEVAYIISDILMGVLRGGTATSAMYEAKFTRRGAGKTGTSNDWKDAWFVGYTPELATGIWIGFDSFKYSLGNNQVGGRVAAPIWGKYMVEALKEVKPTWYTKPENVISMQVCAISGKLPGPSCYSFQTDLFVKDKVPTETCNVCSHYLEDSNELDNIIDSFLNY from the coding sequence TTGAAAAAACTATTAAAAAAAATATCTGATAAATATAACAGCATAAATATAGAGCAGTTCAAGAAATTTTATATAGTATCAATGACATTAATATTTTTAGTAATAACTGTAATATTTTCTTTTTTAGTTGCTGATATAGTTATGCAGCCTGATGTTCAAGCTGTGGAATTATACAAGCCTACAATACCAACAAAAATATATGATATAAAAGGCGAAGTAATATCTGAATTTTTCACAGAACAAAGATCATTAGTTGAATATAAAGATTTACCTCCTCAATTAATAGAAGCAATAATATCTATGGAAGATAATAATTTTATGTCTCATTTTGGAATAGATATTATAGGAATATTTAGAGGCACAATAGGAAACATATTAACCGGAAAAAGAGCAAGAGGTGCAAGTACATTAACTCAGCAGGTTGCTAGAAACATAGTATTAAAATCTACAGAAAGAACTATAACAAGAAAATTAAAAGAAATATGGGTTACTTTCCAAATAGAAAAAAGACTTACAAAAGAAGAAATAGTAACTTTATACTTCAATCAAATATATTTCGGACACTCTGTATACGGTGTTCAGGCGGCAAGCAGATTTTATTTCAATAAAGATGTACAAAATTTAGATTTAGCAGAATGTGCAATGCTTGCTACACTTCCGCCTGCTCCTAATGCATACTCCCCTATTAATAATCCTAATATATCAATAGCAAGACATAAAGTTGTTCTTAATAGAATGGCTGATTTAAAATTCATAACTAGAGATGAAGCTAATAAAGCACATAAAGAATTTTGGGAATCTTATACAGGAAAAATCGGAAGAAGAGGCTCAACAGCATATAGTGCCTCAATAGACAGGGCTCCTTATGTTACTGAATATGTTAGAAGACAATTAGTAGACAAATACGGAGAAAAAGCACTAAAAGAAGACGGACTTAAAATATACACTACTATAGATATAGAAAAACAGGAAGCTGCTCAGAAATTATTGACAGAAGCTCTTACAGAATATAATAATAAATACGAAGGCGGATCTATGGATATAATTAATCTCTATAATAGAGAAACCATAGACAAAATGAAAATGCTTTCTGTATTATTTAATCTTCCTGAAAATACAGCTTATAATAAATTTAATATTGCAGTGAGAGATACTTTAAATAAATATACCACTTTGCCTTTAGCATTAATGTCTGATATATTCGGAATGGAAGAAGTTAATGATATAACTATGGAAGTAATGAAAGCTGATGAAGCGGAACTTTCAAGACAGATTGAAGGAGCTTTGGTTTCAATAGATCCTAGAAACGGATATATTGTTTCAATGGTTGGAGGTTCAGGATTTACAGCAAGAAACCAATTTAACAGAGCCACTCAGGCAAGAAGACAGGCTGGAAGTGCTTTCAAACCTTTCGTATATGCTGCTTCAATGGATGTTACTAATTACAGTCCTTCTACTATTGTAAGCGATGCTCCTATAGGTTTTGTACCTGAAGAAGGTGAAGACGGGGAAGTTTGGATACCTAAAAACTATTCAGGAAATTTCAAAGGAGATGTAAGTTTAAGATATGCATTAGCTGCTTCATTAAATATAGCTACTGTTAATGTACTTAACTATGTAGGAATCACGAATGCTATAAGATATGTAGAGCCTATATTTAAAGCTGAGCCTGATTCTGATAAATCTAAAAGAATGTTTAATCATGATTTAACATTAGGGCTTGGTACAGGATTATTTACTCCTTTGGAACTTACAACAGGTTTTGCTGAGTTTGCTAATGAAGGTAAAGAAGTTAATCCTATACTTATAAGGTATGTTACTGACAGATACGGAATAGTTATGGATAATTTCGAAGAGGAGCTTAAAAAAGAGGTAACATTGAGAGGAGGACCTAAACAGGTTGTAAGCAAAGAAGTGGCATATATCATAAGCGACATATTAATGGGAGTATTAAGAGGTGGTACTGCTACAAGTGCTATGTACGAAGCTAAATTTACAAGAAGAGGGGCAGGAAAAACAGGTACTTCCAATGATTGGAAAGATGCTTGGTTTGTAGGATATACTCCGGAACTTGCAACAGGTATATGGATAGGATTTGACTCATTTAAATATTCTTTAGGAAATAATCAGGTTGGAGGAAGAGTTGCTGCTCCTATATGGGGTAAATATATGGTGGAAGCATTGAAAGAGGTTAAGCCTACTTGGTATACAAAACCTGAAAATGTTATCAGTATGCAGGTTTGTGCTATAAGCGGTAAACTTCCTGGACCTTCATGCTACAGTTTCCAAACGGATTTATTTGTAAAAGATAAAGTACCTACTGAAACTTGTAATGTATGTTCTCATTATTTGGAAGATTCTAATGAACTTGACAATATAATAGATTCATTCCTTAATTATTAA
- a CDS encoding META domain-containing protein → MKKTLLLLLSFLLLLSCSEKNNKKTNIFEELNGNEYYLTSNPKITIGFENSNVYGNGSINRYFTSFSISNNQIILGTNVGATLMAGNEEDMKSEQEFLNDLSKANSVSLENDKLTIKTSENKELSFTKRSLNYNDLYGREFILENKYPEIGITIAFDTNKVYGFSGVNRYFGAYTLTNGNIINIDSLGSTMMTGPEDNMKAEQEFTKLLSEASDIRLSITNLEITTKSGEKLIFKDDSISGNKLLGRTFLLRNFYKYPNVEITMSFYGKDNQVNGFSGVNTYKTSYTNINSDEVKFNGLAMTRMAGHEENMNAEADFSKYIENAKYMYLKGKELYIIANDSAILRFIEDYFDINEYSGKEFKLSNMLEGTEITLSITNNSFVGKSGINSYNIPFEIIDSKITISQNGISTLMSGTETDMKAEDEYLKLLNKANYISYNNNTLCIKTSDDDILIFSMVN, encoded by the coding sequence ATGAAAAAGACACTATTATTACTATTATCCTTTTTATTATTACTTTCATGCTCTGAAAAAAATAATAAAAAAACAAACATATTTGAGGAATTAAATGGAAACGAATACTATCTTACAAGCAACCCTAAAATAACAATAGGATTTGAAAACAGCAATGTTTATGGAAATGGCAGTATAAACAGATATTTTACATCATTCAGCATAAGCAATAATCAAATAATTTTAGGTACAAATGTAGGAGCAACTTTAATGGCTGGAAACGAAGAAGATATGAAAAGTGAACAAGAATTTTTAAATGACTTAAGCAAAGCTAATTCTGTTTCATTAGAAAATGATAAATTAACAATAAAAACTTCTGAAAACAAAGAATTATCTTTCACAAAAAGAAGTTTAAATTACAATGATTTATACGGAAGAGAATTCATTCTCGAGAATAAATACCCTGAAATAGGTATAACAATTGCTTTTGATACAAATAAAGTTTATGGTTTTTCTGGTGTTAATAGATATTTCGGAGCATACACTTTAACTAATGGCAATATAATTAATATAGACTCATTAGGATCAACTATGATGACAGGCCCTGAAGATAATATGAAAGCAGAACAGGAATTTACTAAACTGCTTTCCGAAGCATCAGACATCAGATTATCAATAACAAATTTAGAAATAACTACAAAATCAGGTGAAAAATTAATATTCAAAGATGATTCTATATCAGGCAATAAATTATTAGGAAGAACATTTTTATTGAGAAATTTCTATAAATACCCTAATGTTGAAATAACTATGTCTTTTTATGGAAAAGATAATCAGGTAAATGGCTTTTCCGGAGTTAATACATACAAAACCTCATATACTAATATAAATTCTGATGAAGTTAAATTTAATGGTTTAGCAATGACTAGAATGGCAGGTCATGAAGAAAATATGAATGCTGAAGCTGATTTCTCAAAATATATAGAAAATGCTAAATATATGTACTTAAAAGGTAAAGAATTATATATAATAGCTAATGACTCTGCAATATTAAGATTTATAGAAGATTATTTTGATATTAATGAGTATTCAGGAAAAGAATTCAAATTATCAAATATGCTTGAAGGCACAGAAATAACTTTATCTATAACTAATAATTCATTTGTAGGAAAATCCGGAATCAATAGTTATAATATACCATTTGAAATAATAGACAGTAAAATAACAATATCTCAAAATGGAATATCTACCTTAATGTCTGGTACTGAAACTGATATGAAAGCTGAAGATGAATATTTAAAACTTCTTAATAAAGCAAATTATATATCTTATAATAATAATACATTATGCATAAAAACATCTGATGATGATATACTCATATTTAGCATGGTAAATTAA
- a CDS encoding GNAT family N-acetyltransferase yields MCNIREAHIEDAENVINYIVKVSEETNFMMSDSKERELDVKKEEEFLQNIQKSITTKMFLCEIDGEIIGICNLRGMDKKRVRHRVNLGISVLKKYWGNGIAKRLINYALDYAKENSIKKIELTVRTDNERALKLYKSLGFFIEGEIKSFFCIDNVYYDCYIMGLFI; encoded by the coding sequence ATGTGTAATATAAGAGAAGCACATATAGAAGATGCTGAAAATGTTATAAATTATATTGTAAAAGTGTCTGAAGAAACAAATTTTATGATGTCTGATTCTAAAGAAAGGGAATTGGATGTTAAAAAAGAGGAGGAGTTTTTACAAAATATACAAAAAAGCATAACAACTAAGATGTTCTTATGCGAAATAGACGGTGAAATTATCGGAATATGTAATCTTAGAGGTATGGATAAAAAAAGAGTAAGGCATAGAGTAAATTTAGGAATAAGCGTATTAAAAAAGTATTGGGGTAATGGAATAGCCAAAAGACTTATTAATTATGCTTTAGATTATGCTAAAGAAAATTCTATAAAAAAGATAGAATTAACAGTTAGAACTGATAATGAAAGGGCGTTAAAACTGTATAAATCGCTTGGTTTTTTTATAGAAGGTGAGATAAAGAGCTTTTTTTGTATTGATAATGTTTATTATGACTGTTATATAATGGGGTTATTTATTTAG
- the fliP gene encoding flagellar type III secretion system pore protein FliP (The bacterial flagellar biogenesis protein FliP forms a type III secretion system (T3SS)-type pore required for flagellar assembly.): protein MRKLLMVFLVLCLLVPAAAYAQDNTQIPIPTIGLNVAQAQTPQQVSLGLQILFLLTILSLSPSIIIMTTSFIRVSIVLSFVQRALSLQETPPRALIMGLSLFLTFFIMMPTLTQVNNEALQPYLNGTIGVNELYSRGIQPIRMFMFNSLRGENGMKSLDLFLSISNTNIRLREIQTVDDLNRIPTIVVIPAFIINELTIAFKMGIYLFIPFIVIDLVVASILMAMGMIMLPPIMISLPLKIILFVAVDGWKLLILQIVQSFQ, encoded by the coding sequence ATGCGAAAGTTACTAATGGTATTTTTGGTATTATGTTTACTTGTACCGGCAGCAGCTTACGCTCAAGATAATACTCAGATACCAATACCAACAATAGGATTAAATGTTGCTCAAGCTCAAACACCTCAGCAGGTTAGCTTGGGACTTCAAATATTATTTCTTTTAACAATATTGTCATTATCTCCATCTATCATAATAATGACAACAAGTTTTATAAGAGTTTCAATAGTACTAAGTTTTGTTCAAAGGGCATTGTCTTTACAAGAGACTCCGCCTAGAGCATTAATAATGGGACTTTCACTATTTCTTACATTTTTCATAATGATGCCCACATTGACGCAGGTAAATAATGAGGCACTTCAGCCGTATTTAAATGGTACTATAGGTGTTAATGAATTATACAGCAGAGGCATACAGCCTATAAGAATGTTTATGTTTAACTCTTTACGCGGTGAAAATGGTATGAAGAGTTTAGATTTGTTCTTAAGTATAAGTAATACAAATATAAGACTTAGAGAGATTCAGACAGTTGATGATTTAAATAGAATTCCTACTATAGTCGTCATACCGGCATTCATCATTAATGAGCTTACAATAGCATTCAAAATGGGAATATATTTATTTATACCATTTATAGTTATAGATTTGGTAGTTGCTTCCATACTTATGGCAATGGGTATGATAATGCTTCCGCCTATTATGATATCTTTGCCGCTTAAAATAATTTTATTTGTTGCGGTAGACGGATGGAAACTTTTGATACTTCAGATAGTACAGAGTTTTCAATAA
- the fliQ gene encoding flagellar biosynthesis protein FliQ, which produces MSDTSIIVLVQETLWVFMLLSAPVLGVSIIVGLIISILQATTSIQEQTLTFVPKMIAMLAVIYILASWMLNYTSAFTVRLFSILPSIAR; this is translated from the coding sequence ATGAGTGATACTTCGATTATTGTTTTGGTTCAGGAAACTTTATGGGTATTTATGCTGCTTTCAGCTCCTGTTTTGGGAGTATCAATTATTGTAGGTTTGATAATCTCAATACTTCAGGCTACTACAAGTATTCAGGAGCAGACTTTAACATTTGTTCCTAAAATGATAGCTATGTTGGCAGTGATATATATTCTGGCTTCTTGGATGCTTAATTATACAAGTGCGTTTACTGTTAGATTATTCAGCATACTTCCTAGTATAGCTAGATAA
- the fliR gene encoding flagellar biosynthetic protein FliR, translated as MDNFVNFFQIYLLIMVRFAAILMVAPLFSSNVIPNSIKMALAFIATAAIFPLVANINVQAAPTFVEYFLTLVNEALIGILIGFLMAIIFAAYQVMANFFEIQMGFGISETVDPISQVTVPVLGQLQSLVVILLFIAIDGPSWVIRTLFYSFKAMPVLSDASKAVFTSSFNGVIDRMIYYMSSLFSVALSLALPIMLTLFLLSLSLGLLAKAAPQMNILMLGFPMQIAVGIAAYYILIPVLVSNFMKVLETTIADVNNIITFLSGGTV; from the coding sequence ATGGATAATTTTGTGAATTTCTTTCAAATTTACCTGCTCATTATGGTAAGATTTGCTGCTATACTTATGGTAGCACCATTGTTTTCTTCTAATGTTATTCCTAATAGTATAAAAATGGCTTTGGCTTTTATTGCTACAGCAGCCATATTTCCATTAGTTGCTAATATTAATGTTCAGGCGGCCCCTACTTTTGTTGAATATTTTTTAACATTGGTAAATGAGGCTTTAATAGGAATATTAATAGGATTTTTAATGGCGATTATATTTGCTGCATATCAGGTTATGGCAAATTTCTTTGAAATACAGATGGGATTCGGTATATCAGAAACTGTTGATCCTATATCTCAGGTTACAGTACCTGTATTAGGACAATTACAGTCATTAGTTGTTATATTGTTATTTATAGCTATAGACGGTCCTAGCTGGGTAATTAGAACTTTATTTTACAGTTTTAAAGCTATGCCTGTATTAAGTGATGCTTCAAAGGCAGTATTCACTTCATCATTTAACGGCGTTATAGATAGAATGATATACTATATGAGTTCTTTATTTTCTGTTGCTCTTTCTTTAGCATTGCCTATAATGCTGACTTTATTTTTATTATCATTAAGTTTGGGGCTATTAGCTAAGGCAGCACCTCAGATGAATATTTTAATGCTTGGTTTTCCTATGCAGATAGCTGTAGGTATAGCTGCTTATTATATTTTGATACCTGTACTAGTTTCTAATTTTATGAAGGTATTGGAAACTACTATAGCAGATGTTAATAATATAATAACTTTCTTATCTGGAGGAACGGTATGA
- the flhB gene encoding flagellar biosynthesis protein FlhB encodes MIKKILSSIFELFIIFKAKLYRKYLHLTGRGYVLTLFASPEDEGRTELPTERKKRKAREEEGRVVNSAEINQTLVLAVSIAVIALLTTYFTHTVAQFFISIMNKISNADASINNAAFTDMLLEIFALLAKTAGIIMAVALVVGVGVNLAQTQFLFTTKKLKPNFKRIAPTWSNFKERVFISSQNLMNLAKILFKMIVISLLTFTTIYGKRSELFNMINMGLSQAMNLFFFIVLEMLAKVIIFMIIVSAFDYFFQKRQYINSLKMTKHEMKEEFKEMEGDPLVKSQLQDMARKIVSRTMLKSVPEADVVITNPTHFAVALKYENGDYAPVVTAKGVDHIALKIKEIAKENDVQIVENKPLARELYYNVEIGQYIPEKLFHVVSRILGEVYRIRNEKMARAI; translated from the coding sequence ATGATTAAAAAAATACTTTCTTCTATATTTGAATTGTTCATTATATTCAAAGCTAAATTATACAGAAAATATTTGCATCTTACAGGCAGAGGATATGTATTAACATTATTTGCTTCTCCTGAAGATGAGGGCAGAACTGAACTTCCTACAGAAAGAAAGAAAAGAAAAGCCAGAGAGGAAGAAGGACGCGTAGTTAACTCGGCAGAAATAAATCAGACTCTTGTTTTAGCGGTTTCAATAGCTGTGATAGCTCTTTTAACTACATATTTTACTCATACAGTTGCACAGTTCTTTATTAGTATAATGAATAAGATTTCTAATGCTGACGCTTCAATAAATAATGCAGCTTTCACAGATATGCTGCTAGAAATATTTGCTCTTCTAGCAAAAACTGCAGGAATAATCATGGCAGTTGCTTTGGTAGTTGGTGTTGGTGTTAATTTAGCTCAGACTCAGTTTTTATTTACTACAAAGAAATTAAAACCTAATTTTAAAAGAATAGCACCTACTTGGTCTAACTTCAAAGAAAGAGTATTTATATCATCTCAGAACTTAATGAACTTGGCAAAAATACTTTTTAAAATGATTGTAATATCGCTTCTTACTTTTACTACTATATATGGAAAACGTTCTGAATTATTTAATATGATTAATATGGGTTTGAGTCAGGCTATGAATTTGTTTTTCTTTATAGTTTTAGAGATGCTTGCCAAAGTAATTATATTTATGATAATAGTTTCTGCTTTCGATTATTTTTTCCAAAAAAGACAATATATTAATAGTTTGAAAATGACAAAGCATGAGATGAAAGAAGAGTTTAAAGAGATGGAAGGAGATCCATTGGTAAAAAGTCAGCTGCAGGATATGGCAAGAAAGATTGTAAGCAGAACAATGCTTAAATCTGTACCTGAAGCAGATGTAGTTATTACAAACCCTACTCACTTTGCGGTCGCTTTGAAATATGAAAATGGAGATTATGCTCCTGTAGTAACAGCTAAGGGAGTTGATCATATAGCTTTAAAAATAAAAGAAATAGCTAAGGAAAATGATGTACAAATAGTAGAGAATAAACCTTTAGCCCGTGAATTATACTATAATGTTGAGATAGGACAGTATATACCTGAGAAACTATTTCATGTTGTATCAAGAATACTTGGTGAGGTATATAGAATACGAAATGAAAAAATGGCAAGGGCTATATAG
- a CDS encoding flagellar biosynthesis protein FlhA, whose amino-acid sequence MNGAKSILDNIKLPSNLSRHSDIMFAIGAVMVIMMLIIPLPSIILDFLLIINIIVSLLILLMVLSIRSANDFSVFPSVLLVMTAFRLALNVSTTRAILTEGANFNGKVITSFADFVVGGNIVVGVVIFIILIIVQFVVITKGATRVSEVAARFALDSMPSKMMAVESELQAGAITDKEAEEKRKKIRGESDFYGTMDGASKFVQGDVIAGIIITVINIVGGLIIGMTMRGEAFNQAVNAYTRFTVGDGLVSQIPSFFMSFATGLLVTRSSSEDNLSTQIAVQVFAKPKNLFIGAGFAFFLMLLPGFPKIALFVIALALFLAGYALKKEQQELGLNEDGTKTDAGEQVHQGPLDVTPFLKVEKIELSVGASLIPLALESEGGDLINRISQIRRELALEVGLVVPPVRIVDNSVIEPDEYTVSINGTEMAKGFVRPNMLLALNANSPDGPSPDCEKVREPAFGLPAYWIKVDEKDMAEKKGFMLFQPTSVIATHFSETIKRNASLLIGREEVQNMLDLIKDDHKALVSEVLAAKPHNESPLGYIQKVLQNLLQEEVPIRNSVAILEGVADAIAIMGSEQATELVRSRLASQISQMVADQDRNIRVITLSQQLQNNIAQNLANTGNLQGSQMIAMSFESMQNLIKNIKDAVKLVSDSGVDDIVFLTSPIIRRPLYQFIAKNIGKYKVIATTEIAQGYNVQGIASIK is encoded by the coding sequence ATGAATGGTGCTAAATCAATTTTAGATAATATAAAGCTGCCTTCAAATTTAAGCAGACATAGTGATATAATGTTTGCTATTGGTGCAGTTATGGTAATTATGATGCTTATCATACCTTTACCATCTATAATATTGGATTTCTTACTTATAATAAATATCATAGTATCATTATTGATATTGCTTATGGTTCTTAGTATAAGAAGTGCCAATGATTTCAGTGTATTTCCTTCTGTACTTCTTGTAATGACTGCTTTCAGACTTGCTTTAAATGTATCTACAACTAGGGCAATTCTTACTGAAGGAGCTAACTTTAACGGTAAAGTAATAACTTCATTTGCTGACTTTGTAGTTGGAGGAAATATAGTTGTAGGTGTTGTAATATTCATCATTCTTATAATAGTGCAGTTTGTTGTAATCACTAAAGGTGCCACAAGGGTATCAGAAGTAGCAGCAAGATTTGCATTAGATAGTATGCCTTCTAAGATGATGGCGGTTGAAAGCGAACTTCAGGCTGGAGCTATCACAGATAAAGAGGCAGAAGAAAAGAGAAAAAAGATTAGAGGTGAAAGTGATTTCTACGGTACTATGGACGGTGCTTCAAAGTTTGTACAGGGAGATGTTATAGCCGGTATTATAATCACTGTTATAAATATAGTAGGTGGACTCATCATTGGTATGACAATGAGAGGGGAGGCTTTTAATCAGGCTGTTAATGCTTATACTCGTTTTACTGTTGGTGATGGTTTAGTAAGCCAAATACCTTCTTTCTTTATGAGTTTTGCTACAGGTTTATTGGTAACTAGAAGCAGCAGCGAAGATAATTTGTCTACTCAGATTGCCGTTCAGGTTTTTGCTAAGCCTAAAAACTTATTTATAGGTGCTGGTTTTGCATTCTTCTTAATGCTTTTACCGGGATTCCCAAAAATTGCATTATTTGTAATAGCTTTGGCTTTATTCCTAGCCGGATATGCTTTGAAAAAAGAACAGCAGGAGCTTGGACTTAATGAGGACGGTACAAAAACAGATGCAGGTGAACAGGTACATCAAGGACCTTTAGATGTTACCCCTTTCTTAAAAGTAGAAAAGATAGAGCTTTCGGTTGGTGCATCTCTTATACCTTTGGCATTGGAATCTGAAGGAGGAGATTTAATCAATAGAATAAGTCAGATTCGCAGAGAGCTTGCTTTAGAAGTTGGGCTTGTTGTTCCTCCTGTTCGTATTGTTGACAACAGCGTAATAGAACCTGATGAATATACAGTAAGTATAAATGGTACTGAAATGGCTAAAGGATTCGTTCGTCCTAATATGCTTTTGGCTTTGAATGCCAATTCTCCGGACGGACCTTCTCCGGACTGTGAGAAAGTAAGAGAGCCTGCATTCGGACTTCCTGCATATTGGATTAAAGTTGATGAAAAAGATATGGCTGAGAAAAAAGGCTTTATGTTATTTCAGCCTACTTCTGTTATTGCTACACACTTCAGTGAAACTATTAAAAGAAATGCTAGTCTTCTTATTGGTCGTGAAGAGGTACAGAATATGCTTGATCTTATCAAAGATGATCATAAGGCTCTTGTATCTGAAGTGCTTGCAGCTAAGCCTCATAATGAAAGCCCTCTTGGATATATACAGAAAGTACTTCAGAATCTTCTTCAGGAGGAAGTGCCTATCAGAAACAGTGTTGCTATATTAGAGGGGGTTGCTGATGCTATAGCAATTATGGGAAGCGAACAGGCTACTGAACTTGTAAGAAGCAGACTTGCATCTCAAATATCTCAGATGGTTGCAGATCAAGACAGAAATATTAGAGTTATTACTTTAAGCCAGCAATTACAAAATAATATAGCTCAGAATCTTGCTAATACAGGTAATTTACAAGGTTCTCAAATGATAGCTATGAGTTTTGAAAGTATGCAGAACTTAATTAAGAATATAAAAGATGCTGTTAAACTTGTAAGCGATTCGGGAGTTGATGATATAGTATTTTTGACTTCTCCTATAATAAGAAGACCGCTTTATCAGTTTATAGCCAAAAATATTGGTAAGTATAAGGTTATAGCAACTACTGAAATAGCACAGGGTTATAATGTACAGGGTATTGCCAGCATAAAATAA